One Varibaculum prostatecancerukia genomic window, TGGTAATCGCCTCTTCGGCAATAGCCCGCAACTCTTGTTTACGTTCCTCACGGTAGCCCACAATATCCAGCATCAAGCGAGAATGTTCTCCCGTCTTTTGGGAAACTGCCAGGCGGGTTAAATCCTGTAATGCTTCTAGAACCTCGCCCTCTTTCCCTACCAGACGCTTCAGATCCGAAACATCTTGGGGATCCGCCACCACATCTACACTGGCACGATCGTGTTCCACATCGATTTCTAAATCTCCGCCCAAATCTGCAATATCAAGCAGTTCTTCTAAATAGTCAGCGGCGATATCGCCCTCTTCTTCTAAAGCTGTTACCCGGTCTGGGGCTTCCTCTTCGCTCATGATTGTTATTCCTCTCTTAACTACCTGCAATGATCCTATCGGTTCTTCCGCCGATTTTTACCGTCATTATTCTTCCTGCGCGCCTGGCGGCGTTTCGCTTTTTCTTGCTCGCTAAGCCCGCCGCCCTGACGACGCCGTTTAGCTTGCGCATCCCGCTGCGCCCGGGTGAGCCGTTTAGGTTGTGCCTGGGCATTGCGCACCCCGGGCTTCATCCCTTCCTGTTGTTCTTCGGCCTTTTTTTGCAAGGCCGACATCATCCGGGACTGTTTCGCCGGTTTCCGCGGTTTTTCTTCTAGCTCCAGGTCCTGCGCTTTCTTATGCAACCGATCCTGGGTT contains:
- a CDS encoding Jag family protein, which produces MSEEEAPDRVTALEEEGDIAADYLEELLDIADLGGDLEIDVEHDRASVDVVADPQDVSDLKRLVGKEGEVLEALQDLTRLAVSQKTGEHSRLMLDIVGYREERKQELRAIAEEAITKAKTSGEPVRLEPMNPFERKVCHDVAADEGVYSGSQGQAPNRAVVIYPTEAGPESEEE